The following is a genomic window from Rana temporaria chromosome 7, aRanTem1.1, whole genome shotgun sequence.
aGCAAGGGAGGGGTATAATCCATGTAAAGtttgtttttgccatctgtgtcccattggggagatttacattcatttcctgtcccatagtcaaacaggaagttagaggaaatccctgcTTGGGGACCCCCATTCACTTTGAATGTaaatggtaaacatgacaaataggATGAATCTctccagcggggggggggggggggggtaggattcACAGAGCGCAATAAAAACTCCCCACTCCATCCAAAgctaaagaaaaagttttgcctttagttataattacattttttaacatttttttttttaatgtatttatcttccattttttttttttttgtttgttttacaaatgtttgtttttatttttgtgtttgtttttattaaagttgtattgatttttaaaccattttttaatgcttttatctttttaaagttttttttagcttaaaccttttttttttattattattattattatttttttttttaagatgttgttttttataataattttaagATTTTTATAGAAACGTTAGAGCAATAGTTCTAgcgcaagacctcctctgtaactctaatgataaaaaatgttaaagcgttgcctatggagattttttttaaaatattgcagtttgttgccattccatgaacgtgcgcaattttaaagcgtgacgtgttgggtatctatttactcggcgtaacatcatctttcacgttctacaaaaaaattgggctaactttactttttttttttaaatcatgaaatttattttccttccaaaaaaaactgcatttgaaAGATCGcttgcgcaaatactgcgtgacataaaaatattgcaacgatcgccattttatttgcTAGGGTCtccgcttaaaaaaaataaaaaaaataaatatatatatatatatatatatatatatatatatatatatatatatatatatatatatatatatatatatatatatatatataatatattttttttttaagcggagaccatatatatatacacatacatacatatacacatacatacatacatatatatatatatatatatatatatatatataatatattttttttttaagcggagaccatatatatatatatatatatatatatatatatgtatgtatgtatgtatgtgtatatgtatgtatgtgtatatatatatgtatgtgtgtgtgtgtgtgtgtgtgtgtgtatatatatatatatatatatatatatatatatatatatatatatatatatatatatgtttgggggttcttagtaattttctagcaaaaaaatacggattttaagaCTTgtaggcatgaaggggttaatctatttATAAAAGTGCGGCGACATCCATTCAATGAATGTTTTATGAATAGACTCCCAATGTAtctatgtgtgtttttattttttccttgtagTATAAAGGCGGAGCCTCTGGACATCTCACAACCATTGTATGAGGATGAAGAATCACAGAAGGACGATCCCTCAGAAGATGGAACTTCCCGCGTCCCCGAAACACTTCCTGAGGGCTGGAGAAAGATCGTTACACAGAGAAAAACGGGGAAAACGGCGGGGAGGCACGACGTGTATTTTATAAGGTGGGTGACCTATATAATGTTTGCACATTCCACCCACATTTGGATTATTTGCTCGTTCACTGCCACAGAGTAGTGGGTGGCACAGTGCACCCCGCCAGTCCCAACGTTGGCGGCCCCCATATTTGCCAGGCTCTCCCACTTATGCGGTGCGTCGCTTTCACAGAGTTGGCGGCGCAGTGCACCCACCCTGCCCACCACCACCGACCAGACACACCGGTGGCGGTTCCCAGGTTCGCCCACTCTTACCGGGCTCTCCCACTTATGCAGCACATCACTTTCACAGAGTTGGTGGCGCAGTGCGCCCACCACCACCGACAGACAGACCCCCATGGTTCCCGGGTTCACCCACTTTTACCAGGCTCTCCCACTTATGCTAAGCATCACTTTCACAGAGTGGGCGGCGCagtgcacccacccccccccccacccaccaccaGCGCCAGACCCACCGGTGGCGGCCCCCATGGCTCCCTGGTTCTCCCATTATTACCGGGCTCTCCCACTTAtgtggtgcacccccccccccctcaaacccACCACCGGTCCCCATGGTTCCCGGGGCTCTCCCACTTATGCGGCGCTTTACTTTAACAGACTTGGTGGCGCAGTGCACCCACCCCGCCCACCACCACCGCCAGACCCACTGGTGGTTGCCCCCCCATGGTTCCCAGGTTCGCCCACTCTTACCGGGCTCTCCCACTTATGCGGCACATCACTTTCACAGAGTGGGCAGCTCAGTGCACACCCGCCCCCCCCAACCCACCACTATCTCCAGTGCACCCATCCCCCTCGCCCACCACCAGCGCCAGACCCACCGGTGGCGGCCCCCATGGTTCCCGGGTTCTCCCACTATTACTGGGCTCTTCCACTTATgcggtacaccccccccccccaacccaccgCCGGCCCCCATTGTTCCCGGGGCTCTCCCACTTATGCTGCACTTTACTTTCACAGACTTGGTGGCGCAGTGCGCCCACCCCGCCCACCACCACTGCCAGACCTACTTGTGGTTGCCCCCCATGGTTCCCAGGTTCGCCCACTCTTACCGGGCTCTCCCACTTATGCGGCACATCACTTTCACAGAGTGGGTGGCGcagtgcctcccccccccccccccccaacccaccaCTATCGCCAGTGCACCCATCCCCCCAACTACCACCAGGGCCAGACCCACCGGTGGTGGCCCCCATGGTTCCCGGGtcttcccacttttttttttttaaatacaaatatggaataaaaagaggggaaagaagagtttttttttatataaacgtAACCATAGTAATTGTGATACACAACGGGACATACCAAATTGCTTATTGGGTTGATTGGTTTATTGGCTGCAATACTGGGAACTCTCACTAGATGTCAGTGTACTTTATACACATACATATGGTAATGACTCTGTTGTTTCTCAATATATGTTACAATGCTTTAACCTTCATTTTGGGTTTAGAAAGTGTAAAGCATAAAtccttccctttcctctttttttcataGCCCTGCAGGAACCAAGCTGCGATCAAAAACTGCTCTAGAAAAATATCTGAACACCAACCACCCTGAGATAAAACTGGAAGATTTTGACTTCTCGGTTCCTTCTCAacaacaaaggcacaggaaaaggATTGTCACAAAATTCATTAATACGGATAATGGAAACAGATCAGCCACCCTGAGCGGTGCGCAGGAAGAACATAAAGATTGTGCTGAAGACCGTGCGGTTGGCCGTCCCGAAGACCGTGCGGTTGGCCTTCCCGAAGACCGTGCGGTTGGCCTTCTTGAAGACCGTGCAGTTGGCCTTCTTGAAGACCGTGCGGTTGGCCTTCTTGAAGACCGTGCGGTTGGCCTTCTTGAAGACCGTGCGGTTGGCCTTCTTGAAGATCGTGCGGTTGGCCTTCCCGAAGATCGTGCGGTTGGCCTTCCCGAAGACCGTGCGGTTGGCCTTCTTGAAGACCGTGCGGTTGGCCTTCTTGAAGACCGTGCGGTTGGCCTTCTTGAAGACCGTGCGGTTGGCCTTCTTGAAGATCGTGCGGTTGGCCTTCTTGAAGATCGTGCGGTTGGCCTTCCCGAAGACCGTGCGGTTGGCCTTCTTGAAGACCGTGCGGTTGGCCTTCTTGAAGACCGTGCGGTTGGCCGCCCTGAAGATACACAAAACACAGAAGAAGATCCATTTATTGAGGATGAGAATGACAGAACGCCGACAATGAAATGTGTTGGCCGTAAGAGAGTCAGGAGCCACAGAAAAGGATCAGAAAAAGCCTTGAGGACTGTCGCCAGAATAAAACGTCCAAGAAAATATTCTTCCACTAAACCAGAGATGGCAATAAAAACGAGGAAACACAAGAGAAAGAACACGGTTTTGAAAAAGCCCAAGAAAGAAGAATCGAGTGAAACGGACACATTTAGTGAATGTAAATTACAGAACTCACACCGGCAGATTGACTGTATTAAGGTCGAAGATCCCACAGACCTCTGTGACCCAATGCCAGTCACAGAAGACGCAGAAGATCGGACATCCACACTGCCACCGGAGCAGCAGACTGAAGCCGAGATTAATCAGATGGCCAGCAATACAAGCAATGACAACTTACTAACGTCTTCTGGGAAGTCGAAGGGTAATTATATCATCTCTTATCTAGAAATCTGGGATCCAGAAAGATCCAGTGGGAGTACAAAATATTCCATATAGCGCCTGTGgtgtgtaggaggaggaatagcgcCCAAACATTGGTGTCATTCGAAGGCATGGTGTCCCATTATTCGTATTaataggaggaatggtgccccatcatttggtgtcagtgggaggattgtgccctatcattggtgtcagtggaaggaatagtgcccaatcactgatgtcagtggaagatataatgccccatcatttggtgtcagtggaaggaattgtgccccacagTTCAGGAATTGTTccctaagggccagataaaggcaatagCCCGGCCCATGGGCCGCTGTTTGGAAACCACTGTTCTACACCAAACAACACTATTCCAGGGAACCCCTAAGTAATGAATATGAATGGACTGTACGATCTTGGTGTGTAAGTCCAGTTGTCTATCAGCCAGTGCATGACTTGTTGTGTACTATGTCTTTATTTTAGATTCTATCACAAGATCGCAGGTGGAAAAAAGAAAGACCAGCCACTACTTCTCCAAGAAAGCCACGAGAGATGGTTTGTGTAGCTCATCAATTCTTGTATTAATAactggcttttatttattttcaagaaAGATCCAGAACAATAGTAAATGTCAAGCAGACAATCCAAAAATCATAGACTGCAACATCTGCAGAGGAATATGAGGCCTGTACCGAAAGTATTtcaaaacttttctttctgtcttacctttttctttttttcattctttcttttcattttctttcttttttctgtttttttctttcttttttttttttttttctttttcttttctttctttcttctttttttcttttcttttattcctttttcttttgcttgctttctttctttccttcctttttttctttctttctttctttccttcctttcttttcattttctttctttcttttatttctttttatttctttctttttttctctttccttttttattttctttcttttttttctctttccttttttctttcttcttcttttttctttctttctttttctttttcttaattttttctttgtttctttctttttatttttcttttatttttatttttttttgctgtctttttttcttttgctttctttctttcctttcttttttttctattctttctttttactttttttcttttctgttttctttcttctttttttatttcttatatattttatttatttttcttttgctttctttttttctttttgtttcctttttcattctttcttttttctttctttttttcttttctgttttctttcttcttttttatttttcttttattttatttatttttcttttgctttctttctttctttttcttttcttttctttctttcttttcttttcttttcttttctttctttctttctttctttcttttcattttctttctttctttctttctttctttctttcttttcattttctttctttctttctttctttctttcttttcattttctttctttctttctttttttctttctttcttctttttttctttattttatttacttttcttttgctttctttctctctttctttctctctttctttctttctttctttctttctttccttccttttttttaaaaaaaattgtctttctttctttctttctttctttctttctttctttctttctttctttctttctttctttctttctttcatatcATGTTAattgagggagggaagggggtggggtgagTACAGTACCCGATTTTGAAGATTCTGATAGTTTACCAATTTTTTCACACAATCTCCATTCAGAACAAAGAGTATTTTTTTGTGactcttttttgttgtttttattgatGTATTTTGTTCTCTGTTTGCAGCGCCGGAACCCCCAAGGCGAAAAGCTTTCTCAAAATGGACCCCTCCTCGCTCGCCCTTTAATTTAGTTCAAGAGACTCTTTTCCACGACCCATGGAAGCTTCTCATTGCCACTATCTTCCTGAATAAGACCTCCGGTGAGTAAAACGCGGGATTTTGTTTGCATCATTGCGTCAGaggctcagatcaccccaatttcttcatcttcacccctcagatcaccccaattccttcacccctcagatcaccccaattccttcacccctcagatcaccccaattccttcacccctcagatcaccccaattccttcacccctcagatcaccccaattccttcacccctcagatcaccccaattcctgcaccttcacccctcagatcaccccaattcctgcaccttcacccctcagatcaccccaattcctgcaccttcacccctcaggatCAACCCAattccttcacacctcagatcaccccaattcctgcaccttcacccctcaggatCAACCCAattccttcacacctcagatcaccccaattcctgcaccttcacccctcagatcaccccaattccttcacccctcagatcaccccaattcctgcaccttcacacctcagatccctACTGCAACCGGCAACACAGAGCTTCCGGAATGTTAAAGCACTTGGTCAGGTTCACCCAGATTCAGCACACCTCATTATGTCTCAGTCCTGCTTatccctctcccagtctgagctTTGCCGCACAGGGCATTGCAAGTGGTGGATGCCAAGGATAATTCAGGTACTTAAACTGCTTACACTGAATGTTGTATCAGCTTGAACTCTACTCTACAGGGAAGATGGCGATCCCGGTCCTGTGGAGCTTCCTGGAGAAGTACCCCGGTGCGGAGGTCGCCCGGGCGGCGGACTGGAAGGACATGGCGGACATGCTGCAGCCCCTCGGACTCTATGAACTACGAGCAAAAACCATTGTGAGGTTCTCGGGTATGCATACAGCCTGGGTACaaggagggggatggaggcacaaGAGCCCATTCTTCAGATTGAATTTTCCTtgctggttagggggggggggggggaccggggaaggaaaaaagagaacgcaGAATAAATTTCCGCTTTTTACTCCTAgaatatttaaagtgttactaattccacaacagtaaaaccagtctgtataaagcagtaaagcatgcttgttatactcactgtggaacctaaggggttaaccctctgcattgtgtaacaaggctgtttgatcctgtcttctctgatcctccccttcttccactgtccccaatccatcttctgATACAACAGAGCTATGGAGTCATGCTCAATTTGGTGtgtattgatagtttttttttttttttttgtgggggagagtgcatgtgatcagcacagggccaatcagcattatcaaggcagagggtcaggggtgatacagcctcataggacagtcagaggagaatgaaaactcctcctacaagctttaaccacttaacccccggaccatattgctggtcaaagaccagagcactttttgcgattcggcactgcgtcgctttaactgacaattgcacggtcgtgcgacgtggctcccaaacaacatttgcgtccttttccccacaaatagagctttcttttggtggtatttgatcacctctgcggtttttagtttttgcgctataaacaaagatagagcgacaattttgaaaaaaagaaaatattttttactttttgctataataaatatcccccaaaaatatataaaaaaaactatttttttcctcagtttaggccgatacgtattcttctacctatttttcgtaaaaaaaaatcgcaataaacgtttggtttgcgcaaaatagggggtagttttatggcatttttattcatattttttttttttttactagtaatggtggcgatcagcgtgtttttttttttttttttttcggtactgcgacattatggcggacacttcggacacttttgacacatttttgggaccattggcatttttatagcgatcagtgctataaaaatgcattgattactataaaaatgccactggcagtgaaggggttaacactagggggcgaggaaggagttaattatgttccctgggtgtgttctaactgtaggggggtggactgacatggggaaatgactgatcgctgttcatacattgtatgaacagaagatcagcatttctctccctgacaggaccgggagctgtgtgtttacatacacagctcccggtctgtaacaagcaatcgcgggtgcctggcggtaaTCGTGCACGCTGGGCACGAgcgcgggagtcagggacgagcggagGGTGTGCGTGCGCACCTCcgccggcgcgcacgcgcccctagtgcccgcttcgccggcggctggtcggcaagtagttaaccagacaatgatagaagtcacaagactgccatatactgctgatgagaaaaggtatttagcagtgtatatttactaaagtacagtggaacctcggattacgaggataatccattgcaggagaatgcttgtaatccaaagcacttgcatatcaaagcgagtttccccatacaagtcaatggaaactaaggggcagattctcgtagatcggcgttaaaatgggcgggcgtaacgtatctgatttacgttacgccgccgcaagtttttcaggcaagtgctttattcacaaagcacttgctttgagtaaatcacccggcggaattcaaattcggcgggtagggggcgcgtatcatttaaatgaagcgcgtccccgcgccgaacgaactgcgcatgcgccgtccctaaaaaatcccagcgtgcattgctctaaatgacgtcgcaaaaatgtcattggtttcgacgtgggcgtaaattacgtccagcaccattcacggacgacttacgcaaacgacgtaaatttataaatcttcgacgcgggaacgacggccatacttaacattgactgcgcctcatagacccaggggcaactttacgccgggaaaagcctaacgtaaacgtcgtaactttactgcgtcggccgcgcgtacgttcgggaattcgcgtatctagctaatttgcataatcgacgggaaaatcgacggaagcgccacctagcgggcaaaaaaaaaaattgcagttaagatccgacggcgtcggatctaatggatatctatgcgtaactgattctaagaatcaggcgcatagatacgacgggccagattaggatttacgacggcgtacatggcgctgcgccgtcgtaaaccctttgagaatctgggccatagataattagttccacattgacttctgttgcatgcaatactgcatgtggcaagaggtgggggggcgccggagagactcaTAAATACTCGGAGACCGATTGGAAAACCTCAGAAACACTCGTGAACGGAGTGTTtcagagtatttccgaacggctccgagtgaatcgttctgtgtactgtgggagatcggatatagtgactgcaggctcctgggttcagTAAGACTTTAATGactgtgtttttcttttgttctgcAGAAGAGTATCTCGCAAAAAAGTGGCGTTATCCGATTGAACTCCACGGAATTGGAAAATATGGAAATGATTCGTATCGGATCTTCTGTGTCAATGAGTGGAAAGAGGTATATTTTTTCTCACACTTTCATATCGGCTCTGCTGATCTTCTGCACCCTCTTTGCTGCCACATCCTGACGACATGTACTCCAGTGATGACTGCTTGGCATTTCTCAGATTGGGTTTACGGAGGGTGACAACGGTGGTCCACGCTTGCATAATGTGTTTGGAAACAGCCACTTGTAGTCTCTATCAGCAGCCCGTGTAAAAGGGTGACAATGCAGGTGTACAAATGGGGGACAGGGAAATAGTGTTGTTACTCCGGAACTCTGCGTGttgggtgcagggttcaggcGGGTGCAGGGTTCAGGCGGGCgttgggtgcagagttcaggcggGCGTTGGGTGCGGAGTTCAGGCGGGCgttgggtgcagagttcaggcgggcgttgggtgcagggttcaggcGGGCGttgggtgcagggttcaggcGGGCgttgggtgcagagttcaggcggacgttgggtgcagggttcaggcGGGCGttgggtgcagggttcaggcGGGCgttgggtgcagagttcaggcgggcgttgggtgcagagttcaggcgggcgttgggtgcagagttcaggcgggcgttgggtgcagagttcaggcgggcgttgggtgcagggttcaggcGGGCgttgggtgcagagttcaggcgggcgttgggtgcagggttcaggcGGGCGttgggtgcagggttcaggcGGGCGttgggtgcagggttcaggcGCGCGTTGGGTGCAGGGCTCAGGAACGCGTTACgtccagggtgcagagttcaggagtgtgttgggtgcagggttcaggagtgtgttgggtgcagagttcaggagtgtgttgggtgcagagttcaggagtgtgttgggtgcagagttcaggcgcGCGTTGCgcccagggtgcagagttcaggcgcGCGTTGCgcccagggtgcagagttcaggcgcGCGTTGCgcccagggtgcagagttcaggcgcGCGTTGCgcccagggtgcagagttcaggcgcGCGTTGCGCcctgggtgcagagttcaggcgcGCGTTGCGCCCAGGGTTCAGGCGCGCGTTGCgcccagggtgcagagttcaggcgcgcgttgggtgcagagttcaggcgcGCGTtgggtgcagggctcaggagcgcGTTACgtccagggtgcagagttcaggcgcgtgttgggtgcagggttcaggagtgtgttgggtgcagagttcaggagtgtgttgggtgcagagttcaggagtgtgttgggtgcagagttcaggagtgtgttgggtgcagagttcaggagtgtgttgggtgcagagttcaggagtgtgttgggtgcagagttcaggcgcGCGTTGCgcccagggtgcagagttcaggcgcGCGTTGCgcccagggtgcagagttcaggcgcGCGTTGCGCTCGGGGTGCAGAAGGAATTCCAGACAATTTGGCCTGttgggcacaattaacatttctgGATGTTCTCTATAATATAGGAGGAAGTCTTTACTTTGTGAATTCAGGTCCCTTTGAGAAGACTCCATCTCTATACATTGACATTAAACTTGTATTATCCattatcatttttcaggttcagcCGGAGGACCACAAGCTGAATAATTACCACGACTGGCTCTGGGAGAACAAGGACAGACTTGGATTGGAATAAAGGAACGGTCGCTGTGCGTCTCGAGGGCAATTGTCTCGTCTTTGTAACTTTTTTGTATTTgacctttttatattttgtacataAATTATTTTGTTACGCGGAATTTCTTTATCTATtttaatattcaatttttttaaaattaaatctgaGTAATAAAACGTCTTTTGTATAATACAATCAGCGTGGATCTGTGTAGTTTGTTTGTTAAATCTGGAGGCGTTTCCTGGGCTTCTTGATC
Proteins encoded in this region:
- the MBD4 gene encoding methyl-CpG-binding domain protein 4, whose translation is MATGSILDSIKAEPLDISQPLYEDEESQKDDPSEDGTSRVPETLPEGWRKIVTQRKTGKTAGRHDVYFISPAGTKLRSKTALEKYLNTNHPEIKLEDFDFSVPSQQQRHRKRIVTKFINTDNGNRSATLSGAQEEHKDCAEDRAVGRPEDRAVGLPEDRAVGLLEDRAVGLLEDRAVGLLEDRAVGLLEDRAVGLLEDRAVGLPEDRAVGLPEDRAVGLLEDRAVGLLEDRAVGLLEDRAVGLLEDRAVGLLEDRAVGLPEDRAVGLLEDRAVGLLEDRAVGRPEDTQNTEEDPFIEDENDRTPTMKCVGRKRVRSHRKGSEKALRTVARIKRPRKYSSTKPEMAIKTRKHKRKNTVLKKPKKEESSETDTFSECKLQNSHRQIDCIKVEDPTDLCDPMPVTEDAEDRTSTLPPEQQTEAEINQMASNTSNDNLLTSSGKSKDSITRSQVEKRKTSHYFSKKATRDAPEPPRRKAFSKWTPPRSPFNLVQETLFHDPWKLLIATIFLNKTSGKMAIPVLWSFLEKYPGAEVARAADWKDMADMLQPLGLYELRAKTIVRFSEEYLAKKWRYPIELHGIGKYGNDSYRIFCVNEWKEVQPEDHKLNNYHDWLWENKDRLGLE